In Oryzias latipes chromosome 15, ASM223467v1, the sequence tCAGTGGTAAGTTTTTCTTTcctgaataaaaaacattttcttttgtactTAAATCTATTTTCCCTATTtgattatgttgttgttttgcataaaaatattcaaagcaacaaaaagaaaaggaaagccATTAAAGAAAAGTTCCAAGATATAAAGTTGTTCCGATGACAATGTAGCATGAAGAATTAGGTCAAATGTAATGAAGTTAGGCTGAATCTCCTAAGCAAAAGCATGTCGGATCAACATACTGGTTTCTGTCCATCTGTCCCAGATTCCTGTGCTGCAGGGGAATGCTCTGGATCACCATGAGGTCGTTAAAGTTGTGCTGGGCAGCCGGCGCTCCAACCGGCGCTCTACAAGTCTGAGGAGTGATGACACGGGCATCAGCCTAATCATCTGGATGGTTAGAGATGACAAAAACGACACAAACAATCTAGATTTCCAGGACAGGTGTGGCAGCAGAATAGACCACAAAGTTATGAATATACATTTATAGACATGTACTCCCAAAATGGCTATTCATCATGCAGTAAAGAGCCCAAAATCTGCAATGCCACCAATAAAAAAGAGACAGCtataaacataatttaaaaaaaagcttgtagatttTAATTTTTGCAGTTAATTCAAGGGTAAAAAACCCACAGATGTTAAAGTGCTAATCAAAAAGCATGTTTTctaagaaaaagattttgagCCTCTACGGACGGAGTGCTCTCCACACCCTTCCATTTTGGCTCTAAGGGAGAGTTACATACAGTGGAAggccttttctgctttttggaTTTCCATCTGGACTTTTGCTTTGAGCCCCTCGCCTCTGTGTTCTTTAGAGAGGGTGGAGGGGGAAGAGATGTGCGCAAAGAAAGACAGAGGAGTGGGGAACACACAGATGAAGGACAACACAGTGATACAGATAGAAGaggggaaaagaagaagagagaaggatAAAAAAACAGAGGGGAAACATTGAAGgacagagagggaaagaaaggaaaacagtGATATACAGGTTAATGAAGTAAAAGTACGAAGACTGAAGAGAAGAACAGGCAATAACTTGGACTCAATACGATATTCATTAAGGCTGCTTTTTTCcctcatatttgtttttatataaccTTATTTAGTCAAAGCTGCTTAAATTCATTGACGCTTTAAAATAGggagcattttcaaaagataaaaaaaattctttaaagacccactctgatgaaaattttgtttttggggcATGTTTCCCGTGATGGAGGACAAAAGcttaaatttgtgtttctgagtatttcttaactTAAATCagtctgaatcaggagcagatgaaaaaaagccgTTTGAAATAGCTCATAGGTGTGTCGTAGATGCtgcgagctccctgctccgctccattctgatgcatctgctcgCAGacacagatccatgtacgtcttcattttcctcgtctgagctggcatctgcctcaaaactgtacggccggATAGCCCCAACGTTGtttactatttttgttgcaccgataatgttaggttgggactgtgaggagctgtaagctagcaagagagaatgtaaacatgggatgatgggaaatgaggacagGCTTAAGACAGGTTtcttgattttgcctaaaaacagcataatcttaaataaaagacgcctttaaaatagatcataagaggattggagtgggactttaagggagAACATACAAGACAAATAGTAAAATATGTTtcaaaagaattaaaaacattttataaagttcGTTTATTCTCCTTGTTGTCCTTCAGGTTCTGCCTGAAACCACTGACCTGGTACTGTGGACCAGCTGGAAGGGGAGGCATCCGGTTTTGACCCAGTTTGGGCAGCATTGTGGATAGCGTGGACAGCAGCAGTGAAGCATCCTGGGAATCTGGCTGCACACGGCTCACACTTCCACAGATGGTTTCATCATCTGGCAAGAAAACTTTAATCAAAAATGAGTAAAATGACACCCTGTTCAATAAGACATGAGCTTCAGTAAGGCACGGAAATGTCACATTAAAGCCTCACACGAGCAGTATTCCCAGTAGCTTTGGAGCAACTCTTTCATCCAGTCCACCACCTCCTGCCACACATCCTCAAACAGCAAGTCAAGAACTGCCCGACGACGACCCCCGTGCGGCGAGACCGGAGGTAGACAGTGGTGCCTCTGGACCCACTCGGAGCAATCTTCCTGCCATTCACCCCTTTTGAAGACAACACAATTCATTTAACAATTTTCCAgtttacagtttgaaaaagtgactttaaaagtaaataacGTACACATCCCTGCAATCAAAAGCCAGGAATTCCTCCATCAGACCCTCTACTTCAATCTCCTGGGGTGTTTCTTGACTTCTAAGGCTGCTAGTGTCATGAGGAGGGTCATCGAAGTCTGCTGAGGAGGACCTGTTAAGAGCGGCTCTTCTGCCCTGCACGTTCAACCTTCAACCATCaagaaacaaaccttttttttctttttttacttttaaaagtaagcAAAGCAAAAATCAAGGGTATGAATGCAGCCAGGTAGCAGAGATgtccagtgaaaaaaaaaccctggtCTAATATGAAGATGTAATACTGAAGTGTCCAGATCACAAGACCCAGCTAACAAATCTTAATAGAtgcttaaaagaaaattaacccACATTAAAAGGAATATTACAGCGTAAACAGCATGAAAAAGCTGTTAGAGGGAAACCAACTGTGCTTTCTTCCATTAGGGCACCAGTAAGAAAGGGATTCCAACACTTACTCTGCATCGCCCTCGTCTTTCTCTTTAGGCTTCACACTGTTCTCTTTGCCAGTTGAAGGGCTGTCGGCAGGCGTCACTCCCTCTGGAGTAGCATACCACTGGAAACCCTCATCTGTGGGAGGCAGAAGCTGTTTCCCCAGGATCCTGAGTAACCCCAGCAAAATAATGAAGGAAAATAATCATGTCTCCTACACAAGTGGGAATGTTTTGTAGGCGTTTCACATCAAATGTTGATTCCAGGATCTGTTTCCTATGGAGCAATGGACatgacatttggaaaaaaaataaacaaaaagtacccttaaattaaaatttaatattttgtgtgcGAAAAGAAGTATTTTATGGCCACAAATGAAcaatttattagcattttgaaGGCATAAATTAGCATTCTGTGCACATAGATTACAATTGTGTGAGCACAAAGTACTTTTTCCTGGGTAGAAATTGgcattttattgacattttcagGACAgtcattagcattttgtgcacatagATTGCAGTTTTGGTGAACAAATACctatttgtggccacaaatgatCAACTTTAGGGAACTTTTTAACGTCATGCTGAGGGCTCCATAGTTTCCGCTATAATTTGCTGAATGGAAAAAATGAGAATAGCATGCCGGAGATGTGGAAAACGCATGGTCCACTGCTGGCATTCCTCCTTCAACCCGGGAAGAATTCCTGATCCGCTGCCTCTTCCCTCATACAGCTCTTTGTCGATCTCCTCAAACATTTGCTGCACCTGCCGTGATGCTGCCTTGTCAAACTCCTATGGGATAGAACAGCTGTTGTCATATGATTTTCtcataaaaaaactgttgctttttctgttattttctgtGAATTCATTATAATTtaatttgttgtatttatctGACAACATATTTTAGTCaggaaacaaaattaaaaaaaatggacatgATGAAAATTTGCTAAATAAATCCTGTTAAAGTTTAGCAAAAATCCAATATTGCATGATGTCGGTTTATGGTTTTTCACCTTTTCTAAAAGGGAATCAACAATAAACCAACTactgcatttaaaaaagttaaaccagtgtGCTTTCCTAATTTCttaaactaaagaaaatatGCATTAAGACATTCTCTGTCCAATGGAAAAGCCTTTTCTCTGTGACTATCAGCGAAGCTGACTTACATCGTAGCCCCAGGAGAAAACAGAGCTCCTCTCTGTAGAGATGCCAGTCCCTGTGCAGCTGTGGATGCCTGACCAGGACTGGTTCGAGTCCACAGGAATGATGGTGGGGCAGTCAGAGCGGCCTGAGGCTGCAGAGGTCTGTGAGCTGAACCAAAAGCAAGTAGGTCATGTGCAAACTGAGTCTGTGcaaacttctttttaaatttaatatgTGGCAGATAATATAATGGCTTAAATAAATAACTCTGCAATGGACTGGCAAAACATTCAGTGCGTACTCatctttgcccaacagtggctgggataggctccagcaaccctgtgactttGCAAGGGATTAGGaaggtttgaaaaataaatggatggatggatctcaAAGCAatatgtgccatatgtttagagAGGTGGAACTGAGTATTCTAAAGAGCTGTCTCATTTTTTATTCTCTTAGGAGCGTGTGATAATGTGGAATTAATGAACTTGCTGCCCTGGGTGTCACATAGCAAGAACCCTGATAACCATCTCTCTGCTGAACGTGGTGTAGGATTACAAGACACAGAAAAAACagtgtgtatttgtttttttcattgcaaaATGACATATTCTTTCCTTGAATGGGGCAAATGTTTCTCTTAGGTCACCTGTTGTGTGCAGAGCCAGTTCCCTGGAGGTCATGGAGGTAGCGCGGAGGACTTTGGCTGTCTTCTTCCGGGAGAGGGTGGTGATCGAGGCTACTTCGAGACAAACCACGACTGCACAAAAGATAGTTGGAGAGTATTTAGTtgtaacatttaaacaaaagtgtAGTGTGCCTTTCACATTTTGGggagaaattgtgttttaatgcaGCATATTAttccaaagtaaaaagtaaaagatttcAAAAATGCTAATGCAAAATATAATGCACTAATTTGACTTTAGACCTGGCATTCACTTTTAAGCTTATATTGCCATAGTAATTCATTTGGCTTAACTGAAGCCCTGTAACTACATGTGTAGAGagttagctcaaatattagtTCAGGTCTTAAGAGGTCAACACTAAAAGAGCCACTTGTTCCAGTTTAAAACAGTCAAAACTCAACAAGAGCCACCAAATCCTACTTCACcatttagaagaagaaaaaaacactatgTTTTTGTGGTCATTTATCATCTATAATGTCAATCTTCTAAAAGATAATTGAAAtataacagtgtttttttatttttctattttgactttttttttttacatttgactaAACCACATTCAAgttcttttctaaataaaatacaatctgTCAAATGAGATCCTCTTGCTGCATCAGATCCAGTCATGTACTTTAAGAACGTTGCCTATACAGCAACTAGACACTATTGTGCTGCAGAAGATCAGAATATGCCTTTTCAAACAAGAAACCACTGACAGGAGATTCAACCTCTTTCTATCATTTTGCTCAGTTAtcgacaagttaaaaaaataaacaaaaatgacaaacatatTAAACTAATGAACACAAGAACCATAACTACAAATGTattattcattcaaattgttaacatttttcttcaaaagtaaaaactaacTCCCAATGGAGGGATAAAAGAGCCACCTTTGGCCCCAGAGCCTCAGATTGCTGATCAGCCTGAGCAACCTTCTGTTCATTTTCAACACCAATAAACtcatctggggggaaaaaaaacaaaacataaaaaacaggaGATTTTTAATCAACTCCGTTGGTGTATTTGATTCTTTTACATTGATATTTTAAAGTTaagtttgattttaatttatAGTAACTTTTGTTTAACTTTAGAAGTATTTATCATGCTTTTGTCTAAGGGGTATCATCATCAGGCTGTGACACACAGCTCAGATAATCCAAAAGTATTCTTGAttgatttttaagtaaaatacgAAACAACTTTTGagccttttttctgttgttgttgataGTCGATTATGCTAACAGTCCTTCATGCAGAGCACAACTATTTAATTATGAAGCACAGATGAGGAAAAATCCTGAACTTAacatttgtgttgtgtgtggtAGTACTGTACTCACATTTCAAGCTTATGCGAAACGGGTCTTCTGGTGTATCGTGAAATCATTCTCCGGCTTGTATCTCTGCTCTATGATCGGCTAAATCCATCATTTCTCGTCCCTGCCTCCGCTCCAGAGGATCTTGTGGAAAAGTCTAATATTCCTGGCACAACGTTCCTCTGACAAGATGACTCCACGACTGAACAGACAAAAGAATGCTAATGCTCTGTTTAGTGTCATGAGATGCTAAAAATATCAGCTAACCAGCGTGAACAACATCCCTGCAAAATATCAACAGGGCACAAACAACGTTGCAAAATGATGTTCTAGCGTTGTTCTAGCAATGTTATAATGGCACACACAAGCCATCTACAAGCGTTCTATACTAACCatatttaatacatttgtttgtttttgctgtgagAGGACTGAATGCTAGTACTAGCTAAACCACTGGCAACAATAACGCCGCTGTCATGGATACCAATTGTGTTGAACGCGCTTCTTCATGGGAAATGCAGTTAATTCACAATCTGTGTTGAGCTTAATCAATGAAAACCTACTTCAACTCCCAGCATGCATTGTAACTGGTGGTTTGTACGTCTAGAAAAAGCTTCCGTTATGTTTAGTGGACATTGACAAATTCCAAAAGACTTACTTGAGAATTTAACATAACCACATCATTTTAATATgagtttaataaaaacatttatatttttatttttttgtgtttatctaGAAGGGGTATTATTCGCATGTTTTTAAGAAAGCGGAACTTAAAGACGATGGTAGGAACCCGGTTGTAGAGTGTAGTCGGCTTGATATTACCGACGGATCAATCAGTGGCAGAAAGCATCGTGGATGTGTCGTTTTGTAAACATGATTGAAGaattttttgtcattatttttttctttcaatcacATCAACGTAATTTATAGTAAGACAGGGTAAGCTTCAATCCTAAAGTATGTTTATGCAAATTACGTCGTTACGTAATAATTGAGTTTAGCTAACTGTAAACGGACTACAGTGGTAACTTGTCTTTAGTTCTTTCTCTGTTGTGTTGTGCAGTTGGACATACATTGTGACCTTACTTTGCTTATCGCACGTGCACACTAGTTTATTGTTCATTCCTTCCAACAGGTTGCGTGCAAAAGTACagaaattgaacaaaaatggATCTTTTACAAAGAAGGGTATTTCAGGATGATATGGTCCAATACAATCTCTTCTTGCTACCTGCGGATCATTCAACTCTTCAGCAGAACGAGCGACGACTTAAAGAGATGCTTGGAGAGATTTTTGCAAAGCTTGCCCCCATGTTGGTGGAATATATTTGGCAACATCAACCATTCAATCTGAAGTATCATCCATCCAAAGGTAATGGATGGTTATATGATCTATGTTCACTTTAATAGCTTTCTAACTATTAACTTTTGTATATTCCGTTTGCAAACAGGAGACATCCCGGCTCACATTGGAGGCATCACTCAGTTTGGGGACAACGTGGAGGATGAGTGGTTTATCGTTTACCTTCTGCAGCAGATCACAAAGACTTTCTCAGATCTGGTTGtcaggtgaagaatatatatgtatttgaagttatattttcttctttaaactaATTCTTGCCAACATTACTTTGGTTTGTTCccaaatataattaatttttACTCAGTGTTGAAGACAACGACGGGGAATTTATTCTCATCGAAGCTGCAGATTATCTTCCCAAATGGTTGAGCCCCGATACAAGTGAAAACAGGGTGAGTCAGACACACAGAGGGGCAAATAGTGTGTTTTATATCATATTTCTATACTTTTGAAAGGTGATGGATTACTCTCAGAAAGAGTTTTGATCAGATTTATAGTGAAACCTCTTGAGTCAGAAAAACAGATGATAAAATGTAATATGTTGCAGTATTGCAAAATATTGATAAGcatctttaaaataattataaccGGAGAGCTTTCAATATGATGTGAAGAATAAAAAGGGATGGATGACattggatttttctgatgttttcaatTTGTTGATTGATACCAATAAATTCTATTAACACCTGTGTTTTGACTTGATAAAAATATGTAACCAAATCTCCcctatttttaaagtttgtttttttttacctcacaaCGCATCCCTGCTCCTTTACAAGGAAACagatttattataattataatctattataatatatatttttttttagatagatGCAGCTCTTTTTTTAGCTGAGTAAAAGTTctgattttttcatttgaaatgaacAGGGGTAGAAAGTCTTGTGCAATAAAATCTTACAATTTCTGCAAAAACCCACTGAAGTCAATGTATAGCTTGTGACAACCCACCTTCGATAGTTTAAGTgttaattattataatttttttcaatcttttgcaggtttttctcTTTAGGGGAGAGTTGCACATCATTCCTCGCCCTTCCAAATCGAGTTCTGTGGGCTTCCCACGTAATGTGGTCCCCAGTGTGGAACAGGCTCTCGCACTTCTCTCTGCTCACCCAGAAGCTTGCCAAGCAAGCCCCGGGATACGTTCAGCCCTGAGAAAAAGACTTGTGGGGTGATGCATAAAGAAGACCTTTTAGTATTTCTGCCGCTAAATTTTACATCATATCATTGTGGGTTAAATAATGTGAGAGTGTATACGTTTTTTGCTGACTTAAATCTTTGTAAATGATGGATTGAATTCCAAACCAAAAACCATTTGCTTCTCCTCAGATACCCAGAGAAGATAAAAAGCGGCCTCCACCGTGCTCACTGCTTCATACCGGCAGGAATCGCCACCGTGTTGGCGCATCGTCCTGACCTGGTGGCACCTGCCGTCTCAGCTTTTTATTTAAGAGATCCAGTCGACCTGCAGGCATGTCGGAGCTTCAAGACGTTTCACCCCGACACCAGAGTCCTCACCTCGGTAATGACACGACGACCCGAGTTCTGCTGGATGAGCATGCAGACGAGGTTTTAGCTCAGTTTTGATATCATAAGCACAGAATACCTTCTAAGATTCACCTTTACTCATTTCCAGGTTACGTTTACCCGCTGCCTCTATgcccagctgcagcagcagcagttcacgCCAGATCGGAGGAGTGGCTTTAACCTTCCTCCGCGCACTCATCCTCACTACAAAGCCCATGAGCTTGGCATGAAACTGGTTaatcctttttctttgtcttcatctTCGCATGCTTTGGTTGTGAGCACACacctttgtgttttctgtgtaaCACGAAGCCTCGTGTCTGTGTTTGGGCTCCACTTTCAGGCTCACGGCTTTGAGATTTTGTGCTCCAGGTGCAGACTTCCTTCTTCAGGGCCCGACGACGCTGCTGTCAGCTGTAACCCTCAGTGGAAAAGCTTCCTGAAAAGTCTCCAAAAGAATGACTACTTCCGGGTTGGTTCACATTTgttaacagttttgttttttatgaaatgcATTCATGAGGATGATTTGTTTATTCAGTGCTTTTAATTAATTGTTAAATTCGTTTCCAAATGCAGGGGGAGCTGGAAGGTTCGGCCCGGTTTAAAGAGCTTTTAAGATCAGCAGAAGTTTTCTTCAAACAATCCGTTGCTTCAAAATCTAGGTGAGATGTAATCATGAACATGCCAGAAGCTGCCACATCAATAATACTTGCTTTATTTTGCACAAGAAGCAATCTCTGCATCCAGCAGAGGCCCGATTGTACTGGGATTAGGGGACTTTTCAAGTtgggtgtttatttatttatttttttgtttgtcatgaCTGCCAAAGCCCCACACAGCaggaaggcccccggttcaagtcccggctgggggacctgaaacagggcatcaatgggggacctttctgtgtggagtttgcatgttctccccgtgcgtgcgtctgtgtgtgtgtgggttttctccatgtactccggcttcctcccaccgtccaaaaaaaaaaaaagcttcatagggtaactggttactctaaattgtccctaagtgTCAATGTCAGTGTGTattggtgtgtgattgtggccctgcaacagactgaagACCTTTCCAGGGtgttccctgccttcgccccctacaagtgaccgggataggctccagcagcccagtgaccccgaaagggaacggattagaagatgaataaacaTACCTGCCTTTGAAACCAAAGCGTATCAGTCTGAACTATGCGTGTTCTCTCAGCGTTCTCTCTCCCGGCGAGGACGTTCTCCAGGTGTTGCACAGCTGTGGACCTATTAACATGCAGGATCTGGAAAAACTTGAGTCACAGCTCCCCCAAGAGGACAGTGAGTAGAACCTCCTTTTTATGTGGGATTCGTTCCCTTAATCTGTATCTTGGATTTAAAGGATTTATTAATGAcaaggttgaaaaaaaaacacaaagaagctAACAATATAATTTCAATTAGTTGTTAAATTTAAAGTAGATGGAacatatttctgtattcaacATTTATAGTataattatgaaataaataaggtaattaaatgtataaattcTAAACATCTGTGGCAGAACAATCACTTTTCACGTGTGGTGGGGAGAATGCATTTGCCTGTTTTAACCACTAGAGGGAGCACTTAAACATCAACAGAATGACAAATGAGAAATGCATGTTGAAGTTgcatatgtttctttttttttgtccttgttaATTAActtggtatatatatatatatatatatatatatatatatatatatatatatatatatatatatatatatatatatatgtagctAGAAAGTGTGACTTCCTCTCTCTTTGTGTTGTTGTTCAGGTGACAGCTGGCTGGATATAACCGCTCAGGGtttggagcagctgctgcaggagagaAGTGGAGGACGAACGGATGTTGGCAGAAATTGCAGCGCCATCAAACAGACGGAGAACTCGAGTAACGCAGCAGAGGAGACCGTGGAGGTGACAGGCACCGAAGGGGAGGACACCGCTTACAGCCTGGTGGCAGTCAGTCAAGGGATTAAGGACTTCTTCAACACCATGTCCTCCCACGAGGGGGCTGAACTTCCTTGGTGAGACAAATGCAGGACctcacttttttaatgttttagtcCCATGCACGTgaataaactgtttttctccTTGTGGTTTACCTGAAGAACAGAAGTTGTTGCCTTTATAATTTGAAGGATGTATTTCGTTACACCTCTTATTTTTAGGAGCAGTGCAACCCGGCCTTTTAGGTTTGACCCAGACTCCATGGTCAGCGCACTCGACCAACTCCTAGGTTTGTAGAAGCATTTCTGACTGTCAAACGTCTGCCTCCTGATAAAACGTTCAACTGTTTTCAATTGCCTTCAACTGTCAGGAAGCAAAGACAGAGAACTAGATTCAGATGATCTGGAGGATGACGATGAGGATGTTTACCACGACGAGGAAGAAGGCGTCGAAGAAAACGAGGAAAGCTCGTCTGATCACGCAGAGATGAGTGGGCCGGAAACTCTTGACAGCATCAAAAAATACATGGACCAAATGGATGAGGAACTGATGAGCACCAATGTCGGGCAAAGCTTTAGTCAAACGGTAAATCCTTCTCTGCTTGCACTTGAAAACATGTTCCATGCATGAttatgaaaacacaaacatttgtctATGATTTTTGTAGAAATTCAGCAAGCCCAGCTCCGAGAACGCTGCCCCTCGTTCTCCAGAAGGCGGAGCATCAGAAGAGATGGAGGAACCACAGCCTTTGGATTTGGACGTCAATCTGATGGCCAACCTGCTGGAGTCTCTCAGCTGTCAGGCTGGGCTGGCTGGGCCCGCTTCAAACCTGCTGCAGAGCCTCGGCGTACACCTACCAGCTAACTCTGACCCCTCATAAACAACAGATTTAGCTCAGAGGAAAGGAAAATCAGTTCAGCTGATAATCAGCCTAATCAGCCACACAGCAG encodes:
- the fam149b1 gene encoding protein FAM149B1 isoform X3 — its product is MISRYTRRPVSHKLEIRGLSRSSLDHHPLPEEDSQSPPRYLHDLQGTGSAHNSSQTSAASGRSDCPTIIPVDSNQSWSGIHSCTGTGISTERSSVFSWGYDEFDKAASRQVQQMFEEIDKELYEGRGSGSGILPGLKEECQQWTMRFPHLRILGKQLLPPTDEGFQWYATPEGVTPADSPSTGKENSVKPKEKDEGDAELNVQGRRAALNRSSSADFDDPPHDTSSLRSQETPQEIEVEGLMEEFLAFDCRDVGEWQEDCSEWVQRHHCLPPVSPHGGRRRAVLDLLFEDVWQEVVDWMKELLQSYWEYCSFFLPDDETICGSVSRVQPDSQDASLLLSTLSTMLPKLGQNRMPPLPAGPQYQTCRAPVGAPAAQHNFNDLMVIQSIPLQHRNLGQMDRNQDHEELPSHRLGSSAAPSNKLRPRRALEQSSSSMSRTGQSARRRNPPPRNLLPLVPTFSQSSTGVSLDEVIRGKRLPTASDRLTSPLLALSRNTLLPPIGMADLESSHAGRPPKLSQRQRGPTSRAHSAINDEAGGLIPRDRHQFLDIFSRPNTTHTYRSDTPYQRSFTVLDNIGLGRAARGSVGADSLGIGVTGISLGISSSAFLDSFPHHPLGHPPIKDDSQPEPQAAVPAPLAPASVTYRPHSRGGISSRASRPGL
- the ecd gene encoding protein ecdysoneless homolog codes for the protein MDLLQRRVFQDDMVQYNLFLLPADHSTLQQNERRLKEMLGEIFAKLAPMLVEYIWQHQPFNLKYHPSKGDIPAHIGGITQFGDNVEDEWFIVYLLQQITKTFSDLVVSVEDNDGEFILIEAADYLPKWLSPDTSENRVFLFRGELHIIPRPSKSSSVGFPRNVVPSVEQALALLSAHPEACQASPGIRSALRKRLVGYPEKIKSGLHRAHCFIPAGIATVLAHRPDLVAPAVSAFYLRDPVDLQACRSFKTFHPDTRVLTSVTFTRCLYAQLQQQQFTPDRRSGFNLPPRTHPHYKAHELGMKLAHGFEILCSRCRLPSSGPDDAAVSCNPQWKSFLKSLQKNDYFRGELEGSARFKELLRSAEVFFKQSVASKSSVLSPGEDVLQVLHSCGPINMQDLEKLESQLPQEDSDSWLDITAQGLEQLLQERSGGRTDVGRNCSAIKQTENSSNAAEETVEVTGTEGEDTAYSLVAVSQGIKDFFNTMSSHEGAELPWSSATRPFRFDPDSMVSALDQLLGSKDRELDSDDLEDDDEDVYHDEEEGVEENEESSSDHAEMSGPETLDSIKKYMDQMDEELMSTNVGQSFSQTKFSKPSSENAAPRSPEGGASEEMEEPQPLDLDVNLMANLLESLSCQAGLAGPASNLLQSLGVHLPANSDPS
- the fam149b1 gene encoding protein FAM149B1 isoform X1, producing MISRYTRRPVSHKLEIRGLSRSSLDHHPLPEEDSQSPPRYLHDLQGTGSAHNSSQTSAASGRSDCPTIIPVDSNQSWSGIHSCTGTGISTERSSVFSWGYDEFDKAASRQVQQMFEEIDKELYEGRGSGSGILPGLKEECQQWTMRFPHLRILGKQLLPPTDEGFQWYATPEGVTPADSPSTGKENSVKPKEKDEGDAELNVQGRRAALNRSSSADFDDPPHDTSSLRSQETPQEIEVEGLMEEFLAFDCRDVGEWQEDCSEWVQRHHCLPPVSPHGGRRRAVLDLLFEDVWQEVVDWMKELLQSYWEYCSFFLPDDETICGSVSRVQPDSQDASLLLSTLSTMLPKLGQNRMPPLPAGPQYQNTEARGSKQKSRWKSKKQKRPSTTCRAPVGAPAAQHNFNDLMVIQSIPLQHRNLGQMDRNQDHEELPSHRLGSSAAPSNKLRPRRALEQSSSSMSRTGQSARRRNPPPRNLLPLVPTFSQSSTGVSLDEVIRGKRLPTASDRLTSPLLALSRNTLLPPIGMADLESSHAGRPPKLSQRQRGPTSRAHSAINDEAGGLIPRDRHQFLDIFSRPNTTHTYRSDTPYQRSFTVLDNIGLGRAARGSVGADSLGIGVTGISLGISSSAFLDSFPHHPLGHPPIKDDSQPEPQAAVPAPLAPASVTYRPHSRGGISSRASRPGL
- the fam149b1 gene encoding protein FAM149B1 isoform X2; this translates as MISRYTRRPVSHKLEIRGLSRSSLDHHPLPEEDSQSPPRYLHDLQGTGSAHNSSQTSAASGRSDCPTIIPVDSNQSWSGIHSCTGTGISTERSSVFSWGYDEFDKAASRQVQQMFEEIDKELYEGRGSGSGILPGLKEECQQWTMRFPHLRILGKQLLPPTDEGFQWYATPEGVTPADSPSTGKENSVKPKEKDEGDAELNVQGRRAALNRSSSADFDDPPHDTSSLRSQETPQEIEVEGLMEEFLAFDCRDVGEWQEDCSEWVQRHHCLPPVSPHGGRRRAVLDLLFEDVWQEVVDWMKELLQSYWEYCSYDETICGSVSRVQPDSQDASLLLSTLSTMLPKLGQNRMPPLPAGPQYQNTEARGSKQKSRWKSKKQKRPSTTCRAPVGAPAAQHNFNDLMVIQSIPLQHRNLGQMDRNQDHEELPSHRLGSSAAPSNKLRPRRALEQSSSSMSRTGQSARRRNPPPRNLLPLVPTFSQSSTGVSLDEVIRGKRLPTASDRLTSPLLALSRNTLLPPIGMADLESSHAGRPPKLSQRQRGPTSRAHSAINDEAGGLIPRDRHQFLDIFSRPNTTHTYRSDTPYQRSFTVLDNIGLGRAARGSVGADSLGIGVTGISLGISSSAFLDSFPHHPLGHPPIKDDSQPEPQAAVPAPLAPASVTYRPHSRGGISSRASRPGL